The genome window TTAAAACCATAACTAACCGGGATGCAATTCTTGATGACCTTGAATTATTTAGTTTTCCCGAGATGGCTTATTCAATCTTTCTGAGCAACTCGCTTGAGAAGTCCTTGTTTTGCTCGGCCTGATGAAGTACTTCCAACCACCAAACTGTATGTTGATCTTTTCTGTCTCTAAGTGCGTTAgaaaccttcaaaaaaaaaaaaacaaacatgatttaagattttttttttttttgatgagtaagTTATGGCCCCAGGGGGGAGAAGAAATTCGAACTAGTGACCTTTGCTTCATGAGGCATGGTCCCTAGCTGATCGTACTACCCCTTGGGGTTGACTTTAAATAAACTATAAGAAATAACCATTGACATATAAAATATGATCTATAAAATTCAAACTACCAGGAGGTATGatgataaataaagaaatagtaaaatctTGATTACCATATCTTGAAGTGCCCTTACACAGTATGCTACTCAATGCTCTCTACATGTATCTAACGGcattattatataaatacaCCAATATAATTGCCCATAAGTCATGACAAATTCTATCAATTCAACTGTTAAGGAACCTAATGGTAGCTTTCATCATGTCAACATAAGAAAAAGGGTCTTTCATTTTCAGTCCACATTTTTTCATGGTCATCAAAATAAACACCTCTCTAAACTCTGTCTTCTTCCAAGAGAAAGATCAAAGTCTaccattctttttcctttttcatcccTGAAAAAAGGAACGtctttaaaatttgattgataCATTTAGTGATTGTTGACAATTAAAACTTCTCTTATTATGTATCCTTATACGGATTTAGCATATATATAACTGCATACCTTATAAAGAATACAATGACCTTTATTTCAAGGCACAACCCAACAAATAACTACAAgtatatcaaattataattcaaACTTTGAATAGGGCATAGGTATCAAAATGGATGAAATATTGACAAGTCATTTAACTGTATTGATTTCTGTTAAATGTCTTCCAAAACCCTGGGCAAGGACAGGCAGTAGCCATTATTTAATATAAGTATTGACATGGCAAACAACAGTGTCAAGTGTCCACTATTTCAACCTCAACTGCTAGGGTGGTACCAGTATTTAGCCACTGAAAGTACTTCAGGAGGgtaatagagaagaaaaaaacaagtcATTATATCATCTCATAAAGAATTTGCAGCATAAAGGACTAACTTATTTCTGATCATACGAAAAGCTGTCCCTGTCCAAGTTTAAAATTCACCTTGCATATACTTGAtcattgaacaataaaaaatatagatatacCTCATAAGGATCTCGTATAACTTCAATCCACCACCTAGAAACATCAAAAGGACTTGCTTTAAGAAATCGTAGAAGTCCAAATAAGTCATCCAGTTTGCGTTGTATAGGAGTCCCTATAATGCACCAACGATGCTTAGCATGTAACCGAAGAGCCATTTCCGTGGCAGCAGCAGCATTGCACTCCACCATTTGAGCctcatccaaacaaaccctCCACCAGAATATTCTGGTCAGAGGAGTTGGAACAACGGGATACCTGCAACAAAATGACCACTCATCTTGATACATTCTACTCAGAGATCTGTGTCTGAAATCAAAACATTACTGTGTCTATGGAATGGTAtagaaggaaaaacaaaagtaacaaattttgtaccttttttatttttgtttttataagtaATGTAAATTTTATTCAGACCATAAAACGGAGTCACCCAAGTGTATAGGAAGTACACAGCTAGGGaccaaaacaatcaaaaacacaaattacaaGCATCCATCAAATCACTATTGAATTTTGTACTTTGCATCCGAAACTATGAAAACTTGCAATCATCACAccaatcataataaattttgcaaattgCACCACATAACTTGATTGACTATTAAAATTAACAATCACTTGCACATGATTGTTAATTTTAACAATCAGTTAGGCTATGGGATGTAATTTTGCAATACAATCCATGAAACAAAGTCCAGGCAAGGAAAAATGGTCATTACAAACAAAAGCTAAATTACAGACCTCTTCTGGAATCTCATTAAGCACCGATCACCTTCATGCCTATCAGAGTCATGTGATAGATCTTCCTTAAGCACATCATATGTGGTTAACACAATGTCTGCACCAACAAGCTCACTGATATCTGCTACAGATGTATTTGAAAGAGGAGTGATTTTCACGCCTTCATAGATACAAGTTTTTAAGGAACCTGGATGTGTATGACTAGGataatatataacaaataacAAGTCAGTTGGTACAGCAGTTTGATGCatcagaagaaaaagaatacagTAACAAATTCAACAAACCAGCCTGGACATGGGTCCAAATTgagttgtttttttaatttcattgatatggactatctaaaaaaatatgaatttttcatCCCAAAAGAAGTGGAAGTAGTTAGTTAATTTAAAGCACATATAGTAACAGCAAGGATGAAATTTGGATCCTATGTGTTTGCAAGTGTGCACAAGAAATATAAATGTTTGTCATTACACTTCTGAGTAATTTTTCTCCCATAAACACAATGGTTATGTGTGGCTAAATTTTTTCCTATAATGCCTTCTTCATGGATCTTAGCAAAAACACGATTCTTGGATGACTGGAACACTGGTTAAAGCTATAGTGATAATAATGTCAAAGGCTAAGAAGAGCCAAAATCCCAGTAGATCTTCTATGACATTAATGATTGATTGCAATATAGAGATCAAGAACTAGTTCATTATTACAAATCAACAACCAATCTAAtctaaaaattaactcaaatgTACTCTTAAGAGATATTGAGGTTTTGAGGACAGtttaagcagaaaattataccGTATAATTTCAGCATGCCATTGGGGCAATATTGGAGCTGGGCAGACTATAAGCGTGGCACCAGTAGCAACAGGAGATTCAGTTGCTTGTATCAGTTCCAAGCACAATGGGCAAATATGTTCCCCATCTCTCACAACTATGTCGGCATTATTTTGTTTCCTTGTGTGCTTTTCGAACTCACCCATTGACCCTTTTCATATCGTTGTCCGTTGGAAATTTCACTTGATTTTAGACGTTTTCTTTTAGGTGAATATCCAACACAATCTGCGTGTTGCCAAGAATCACATATGTCGCACTGCACCCATAATCCTTTATACTTTCGACTCTCACTAACAGCTCCACATATACACTCAACACGCTCCCTTTTCAATCTCTTAAGATTAATTTTCTGATGCCCAGGAAACTGCACTTCAGTATTAGCAAATATGCCACATTCAGATGCTGACTTCCGATGAGCAAAGATGCAAGCAAGCAATTCaactgtttttcccaaaccCATCTCATCTGTGGAAGTCATAAGAGTCATAATCATCATGGTCAAATCAATCAGAGCCACATCATATTTGCACACCCTTACTACCCTTACAATTTGAAATTTGCATAATCATAGCCACAATTTTCAGAAGATTTATTATAGCTTTTTGCCATCAATTGAATTATCCAATAGAATGAGgacaggaaaaaagaaaagcaaaaagaatcattC of Quercus lobata isolate SW786 chromosome 8, ValleyOak3.0 Primary Assembly, whole genome shotgun sequence contains these proteins:
- the LOC115955634 gene encoding E3 ubiquitin-protein ligase SHPRH-like isoform X1, coding for MGEFEKHTRKQNNADIVVRDGEHICPLCLELIQATESPVATGATLIVCPAPILPQWHAEIIRHTHPGSLKTCIYEGVKITPLSNTSVADISELVGADIVLTTYDVLKEDLSHDSDRHEGDRCLMRFQKRYPVVPTPLTRIFWWRVCLDEAQMVECNAAAATEMALRLHAKHRWCIIGTPIQRKLDDLFGLLRFLKASPFDVSRWWIEVIRDPYEVSNALRDRKDQHTVWWLEVLHQAEQNKDFSSELLRKIE
- the LOC115955634 gene encoding E3 ubiquitin-protein ligase SHPRH-like isoform X2, whose amino-acid sequence is MLKLYDISELVGADIVLTTYDVLKEDLSHDSDRHEGDRCLMRFQKRYPVVPTPLTRIFWWRVCLDEAQMVECNAAAATEMALRLHAKHRWCIIGTPIQRKLDDLFGLLRFLKASPFDVSRWWIEVIRDPYEVSNALRDRKDQHTVWWLEVLHQAEQNKDFSSELLRKIE